In a single window of the Balneolaceae bacterium genome:
- a CDS encoding DUF2795 domain-containing protein, with the protein MIWTVELAAALDDAPFPATREELIEWAERNGLKQQIIDNLYELDEIEEGEDMVYEGIEDIWPDYIRKEDFFHNEEDEGFDYDDV; encoded by the coding sequence ATGATTTGGACTGTCGAACTGGCTGCCGCACTTGACGACGCGCCGTTCCCGGCCACACGGGAGGAACTGATCGAATGGGCCGAACGCAACGGGCTCAAACAACAGATCATTGACAACCTGTACGAACTGGACGAGATTGAGGAGGGAGAGGACATGGTCTACGAAGGCATCGAGGACATCTGGCCCGACTACATCCGCAAGGAGGATTTTTTTCACAACGAGGAGGACGAAGGCTTCGACTACGACGACGTTTAG
- a CDS encoding BamA/TamA family outer membrane protein, translating to MNKALSILLLLAALAASLPSDARAQDGEAVQADSTREVVRIIRFAGNNHVADRTLEDLIRTHTNREFLGIPRFTPWYFLHRLTGRFGEPPALLDRATVATDMERIARYYQTLGFLDAAVDTNIVEFKSNRVEVSFLIREGPRSTISTLAYTGMPALPDEVEGNLQAFYRNSPLTREQVDDTTFRVDRPYSQNDLRNEQTRIINFLKNRGFASIRNDSVNVLVRRDSADASTLDLLFTVRPGSLYTFGDLHISLQGPDRQVEYDQHDTLSGPPQTTGGTRILMEKESEAQTRFSLLTDQILFQPGEVFNNERYIRSINEFQNLGMLNIRQFGLSEDGSLPDFSRPEIPVMFSLQTLPRHALNFNLFGMRRYGFGSGAGVTYTNNNLFGKAENLRLSMNGSFEYVRSETIREIAADSAGQGFSGSLFRSFEVRSEYTLPRLIFPFASLDDRLFFSNARTRYSLAFTRSNQLLFDINSDVRFNLRYEIQHNPRHSSFLDLVELDVLDTDPSPEFRQSLQQEYGEDSFEYQRILEDFRPQVSSILRYTFRSQRTDLIKRNYGYFSEYSISMGGNVPWLVDRLIVTPDTLEGNLPSPIRTSDNSLTYSRFLKATADYRRYIPLTNDAVFAYRGFIGLAYPYGKSTTIPLNQRFYAGGSNDIRGWDFYSLGPGSIPLDEVAINGGDIKLLAQTELRQQLIPNLIGANWIGAWFADAGNIWYGPRTEFPGPGASRPAPDDSGVFSVDGGSRPAPEEGKFRFDRFYKQIAVGSGLGIRIDWDYVVARFDFAFRVHDLQDGWLQNRKLYFSFGIGHSF from the coding sequence TTGAACAAGGCACTCTCCATCCTGCTCCTTCTTGCGGCCCTGGCGGCGAGTCTGCCTTCCGACGCCCGCGCCCAGGACGGGGAGGCCGTGCAGGCCGACAGCACCCGCGAGGTGGTGCGTATCATCCGCTTTGCCGGCAACAACCATGTGGCCGACCGCACGCTGGAGGACCTGATCCGCACGCATACCAACCGGGAGTTTCTGGGCATCCCCCGCTTCACCCCCTGGTATTTCCTCCACCGGCTGACCGGCCGCTTCGGGGAGCCCCCCGCCCTTCTCGACCGCGCCACCGTGGCCACCGACATGGAGCGCATCGCCCGATACTACCAGACCCTGGGCTTCCTGGACGCTGCGGTGGATACCAACATCGTCGAGTTCAAGTCCAACCGCGTGGAGGTTTCCTTCCTGATTCGGGAAGGCCCCCGCTCCACCATAAGCACCCTCGCCTACACGGGCATGCCCGCCCTTCCAGATGAGGTGGAGGGCAACCTGCAGGCGTTCTACCGCAACTCTCCCCTGACCCGCGAGCAGGTGGACGATACCACCTTCCGGGTCGATCGCCCCTACTCGCAGAACGACCTGCGCAACGAGCAGACGCGCATCATCAATTTCCTGAAAAACAGGGGCTTCGCCTCCATCCGCAACGACTCGGTGAACGTGCTCGTGCGGCGCGATTCGGCGGACGCCTCCACCCTCGACCTGCTCTTTACCGTGCGGCCCGGCAGCCTTTATACGTTCGGCGACCTCCACATCAGCCTGCAGGGACCCGACAGACAGGTCGAATACGACCAGCACGACACCCTCTCCGGTCCCCCGCAAACCACCGGCGGGACACGCATTCTCATGGAGAAGGAGTCCGAAGCCCAGACCCGTTTCAGCCTGCTGACCGACCAGATACTGTTCCAGCCCGGGGAGGTCTTCAACAACGAGCGCTACATACGCTCCATCAACGAATTCCAGAACCTGGGCATGCTCAACATCCGCCAGTTCGGGCTGAGCGAGGACGGCTCGCTGCCCGATTTCAGCCGGCCTGAGATCCCCGTGATGTTCTCCCTGCAGACCCTGCCCAGGCACGCCCTCAACTTCAACCTCTTCGGCATGCGGCGCTACGGTTTCGGCTCGGGGGCCGGGGTGACCTACACCAACAACAACCTCTTCGGAAAGGCCGAAAATCTTCGGCTGAGCATGAACGGAAGCTTTGAGTATGTCCGCAGCGAAACCATTCGTGAGATCGCTGCTGATTCCGCCGGACAGGGCTTTAGCGGCAGCCTCTTCCGCAGCTTTGAGGTGCGCTCCGAGTACACCCTGCCCCGGCTCATCTTTCCCTTCGCCTCCCTCGACGACCGGCTTTTCTTCTCCAACGCGCGCACCCGCTATTCGCTGGCCTTCACGCGCTCCAACCAGCTGCTCTTCGACATCAACTCCGACGTGCGCTTCAACCTGCGCTACGAGATCCAGCACAACCCGCGGCACTCCAGCTTTCTGGACCTGGTGGAACTGGATGTGCTTGACACCGATCCCTCCCCCGAGTTCCGCCAGTCGCTGCAGCAGGAGTACGGGGAGGACTCCTTCGAGTACCAGCGTATTCTGGAGGACTTCCGCCCGCAGGTCTCCTCCATCCTGCGCTACACCTTCCGCAGCCAGCGTACCGACCTAATCAAGCGGAACTACGGCTATTTCAGCGAGTATTCCATCTCCATGGGCGGGAACGTACCCTGGCTGGTGGACCGCCTGATTGTCACACCTGACACCCTGGAGGGCAACCTCCCTTCGCCCATCCGCACCAGCGACAACAGCCTCACCTACAGCCGCTTTCTGAAGGCCACGGCCGATTACCGCCGCTACATTCCCCTTACCAACGACGCGGTCTTCGCCTACCGCGGTTTCATCGGTCTGGCCTATCCCTACGGAAAAAGCACCACCATTCCGCTGAACCAGCGATTCTACGCCGGCGGCAGCAACGACATCCGGGGCTGGGACTTCTACAGCCTGGGACCGGGCTCCATTCCCCTGGACGAGGTGGCCATCAACGGGGGTGACATCAAGCTGCTGGCCCAGACCGAACTGCGGCAGCAGCTCATCCCGAACCTGATCGGGGCCAACTGGATCGGCGCCTGGTTCGCCGACGCCGGCAACATCTGGTACGGTCCCCGCACGGAATTTCCCGGTCCCGGAGCCTCCCGGCCGGCCCCGGACGATTCGGGCGTCTTCAGTGTCGACGGCGGCAGCCGGCCCGCACCCGAGGAGGGCAAATTCCGCTTCGACCGCTTCTACAAGCAGATCGCCGTGGGTTCGGGACTGGGCATTCGCATCGACTGGGACTATGTGGTGGCGCGCTTCGACTTTGCCTTCCGGGTGCACGATCTGCAGGATGGCTGGCTGCAGAACCGCAAGCTCTACTTCAGTTTCGGCATCGGGCACTCTTTTTAA
- a CDS encoding twin-arginine translocase TatA/TatE family subunit: protein MFNGIGVPEFLIVALVFLLFFGAKRIPELARGIGQGINEFRKASDQIKKEIEEGEKEGYTSGSKKKKTTEPTE from the coding sequence ATGTTTAACGGTATTGGCGTGCCCGAGTTTCTTATCGTCGCCCTCGTATTTCTGCTCTTCTTCGGGGCCAAGCGTATTCCCGAACTCGCCCGCGGCATAGGCCAGGGCATCAACGAGTTCCGCAAGGCCTCCGACCAGATCAAGAAGGAGATTGAGGAGGGCGAGAAGGAGGGATATACCTCCGGATCCAAGAAGAAGAAGACCACCGAACCTACCGAATAG
- the nfo gene encoding deoxyribonuclease IV — MKYIGAHVSAAGGVENVPGRAHEIGARAFALFTKNQRQWEGPPLTEENISGFAAECEKYGYDIDHVMPHDSYLINLGHPEDDSLRKSRNAFLDELQRCEQLGIRLLNFHPGNHLDQISPEACLSRIADSVNWALERTEGVTAVIENTAGQGTALGYRFEHLAEIIDQVEDKERVGVCIDTCHAFAAGYELSTDEGFRETFGAFESLVGFDYLKGMHLNDSKKELGSRVDRHAPIGEGHIGRDGFRFIMEDERFDGIPLILETPETDRWDQEIALLYEMSG, encoded by the coding sequence ATGAAATATATCGGAGCCCATGTCAGCGCCGCAGGCGGCGTGGAAAACGTGCCCGGACGCGCCCATGAGATCGGAGCCAGGGCCTTCGCGCTTTTCACCAAGAACCAGCGACAGTGGGAGGGTCCCCCGCTGACCGAAGAGAACATCAGCGGCTTTGCCGCCGAATGCGAAAAGTACGGCTATGACATAGACCACGTCATGCCGCACGACTCCTACCTGATCAACCTGGGTCACCCGGAGGACGACAGCCTCCGGAAGTCGCGCAACGCCTTTCTGGACGAGCTGCAGCGCTGCGAACAGCTGGGCATACGCCTGCTGAATTTTCATCCGGGCAACCACCTCGACCAGATCTCCCCGGAGGCGTGCCTGTCGCGCATCGCCGATTCGGTGAACTGGGCCCTGGAGCGTACCGAGGGAGTGACGGCCGTGATTGAGAACACCGCGGGGCAGGGCACGGCGCTGGGTTACCGATTTGAGCATCTGGCCGAAATTATCGACCAGGTGGAAGACAAGGAGCGTGTGGGGGTCTGCATTGACACCTGCCATGCCTTTGCGGCGGGCTACGAGCTGTCCACCGATGAGGGTTTCCGGGAGACCTTCGGGGCGTTTGAGTCGCTGGTGGGTTTCGACTACCTGAAAGGCATGCACCTGAATGACTCCAAGAAGGAGCTGGGCAGCAGGGTGGACCGCCACGCCCCCATAGGCGAGGGTCACATAGGACGTGACGGCTTCCGGTTTATCATGGAAGACGAGCGATTTGACGGCATACCTCTTATCCTGGAAACGCCCGAGACCGACCGCTGGGACCAGGAGATCGCCCTGCTCTACGAGATGTCGGGCTGA
- a CDS encoding glycosyltransferase family 2 protein, protein MPRFSIVIVTWNALSHLKTYLPSVAATEHDSYEIVIADNHSTDGTASWVRNHYPEARLARFDDNYGYCGGNNRAVPYTKGEILIFLNNDVAVEPDWLDALDRAFRERPETAALQPKIRSYREPRQFEYAGAAGGHLDRYGYPFCRGRIFDMVEEDRGQYDQPAPVFWASGAALAVRRDCFGEAGGFDEDFEFHMDEIDLCWRLWRRGWEVRCEPGSVVYHLGGGSLPMDSPRKVYYNYRNSLFMLWKNYSTAALCTRLPVRVGLDKIAALRALLQGNTREFGAIVRAYRDFLGQLAHVHRKRRDLRAAGLPTADPPVLQPFSVVWSYFVSGRRTYADLPTSRPGS, encoded by the coding sequence ATGCCCCGCTTCAGCATCGTCATCGTTACCTGGAACGCCCTCTCCCACCTGAAGACCTACCTTCCTTCGGTGGCCGCCACGGAGCACGATTCCTACGAGATCGTCATCGCCGACAACCATTCCACGGACGGGACGGCCAGCTGGGTGCGCAACCACTACCCGGAGGCTCGCCTGGCCCGCTTTGACGACAACTACGGCTATTGCGGGGGCAACAACCGCGCCGTGCCCTACACAAAGGGAGAGATCCTGATCTTCCTCAACAACGACGTGGCCGTCGAGCCCGACTGGCTGGATGCCCTCGACCGCGCCTTCCGCGAACGTCCGGAGACGGCGGCCCTGCAGCCCAAGATCCGCTCCTACCGCGAGCCCCGCCAATTCGAGTACGCCGGGGCGGCAGGGGGACACCTTGACCGTTACGGCTATCCCTTTTGCCGCGGGCGCATTTTCGACATGGTGGAGGAAGACCGCGGGCAGTACGACCAGCCTGCCCCGGTCTTCTGGGCCAGCGGCGCCGCCCTGGCCGTGCGCCGGGATTGTTTCGGGGAGGCGGGCGGATTTGACGAGGATTTCGAGTTTCACATGGACGAGATCGACCTCTGCTGGCGGCTCTGGCGCCGAGGCTGGGAGGTGCGCTGCGAGCCGGGAAGCGTGGTCTACCACCTGGGCGGAGGCTCCCTGCCCATGGACTCCCCCCGGAAGGTCTACTACAACTACCGCAACTCCCTGTTCATGCTCTGGAAGAACTACTCCACCGCCGCCCTGTGCACGAGACTGCCGGTTCGGGTGGGACTGGACAAGATCGCCGCCCTGCGGGCCCTGCTGCAGGGCAATACGCGGGAGTTCGGGGCCATTGTGCGCGCCTACCGCGATTTCCTGGGACAGCTGGCACACGTCCACCGCAAGCGCCGCGACCTGCGCGCCGCAGGTCTTCCCACGGCCGATCCTCCGGTCCTGCAGCCCTTTTCGGTGGTCTGGTCCTATTTCGTGTCCGGCCGGCGCACCTACGCTGATCTGCCGACATCCCGCCCCGGAAGCTAA
- a CDS encoding cyclic nucleotide-binding domain-containing protein, whose product MFGSDKLKTFKKQTGIIARSRFLKSLTAMERYEFLQLCHSRSYKEDEYIYYQGDPGTGMYFIEEGRVQLVVESSEASDDDLTYDLEAPEDFGSLSIGYELRRMSSVRCLTDCTLLGFFKPDFETLKKRHPLIAVKFMETLAKIAMRQLEMFTDEVNHSSGVSKAFALRFESYYHNQLEA is encoded by the coding sequence ATGTTTGGCTCCGACAAGCTCAAGACCTTTAAAAAGCAGACGGGAATAATCGCCCGCTCGCGCTTCCTGAAAAGCCTGACCGCCATGGAGCGGTACGAATTTCTGCAGCTCTGCCACAGCCGGAGCTACAAGGAGGACGAGTACATCTACTACCAGGGCGACCCGGGCACGGGCATGTATTTCATCGAGGAGGGGCGCGTGCAGCTCGTCGTGGAGTCCTCCGAAGCCTCCGATGACGACCTGACCTACGACCTGGAGGCGCCCGAGGATTTCGGCTCCCTCTCCATTGGCTACGAGCTGCGGCGCATGTCCTCCGTGCGCTGCCTCACCGACTGCACCCTCCTGGGCTTTTTCAAGCCTGATTTCGAGACGCTCAAGAAGCGGCACCCTCTCATAGCCGTAAAGTTTATGGAGACCCTGGCCAAGATCGCCATGCGCCAGCTCGAAATGTTCACCGACGAGGTGAACCACTCCAGCGGCGTCTCTAAAGCGTTCGCCCTCCGTTTCGAATCGTATTACCACAACCAGCTCGAGGCCTGA
- a CDS encoding universal stress protein produces MNRIDTILFPTDLTDDAHMAFEYALEMARRTGARLHILHAIEEPYDFATRLEETMEALEEKAWETMDRLKAHIRERENYSDLQVEFHVERGSPKPVITAQLDNIKPDLMVMGTKSESNLKRLLFGDVTSDVILEADVPILTVPVNSKKPYLDRFLFATDFRSGDLESLRNTVHLARLCEAEIHILHVSPQKDLETEIKFRGFADYVTEKVDFDSFTFVHVEAPRFTDGVAEYTDKNPVSMLVITRYKKKFLSSLFRTSDTQGLPQQIHMPMLVLLSSGNQPDIS; encoded by the coding sequence GTGAACCGCATAGACACCATACTGTTTCCGACCGACCTGACGGACGACGCCCACATGGCCTTCGAATACGCCCTGGAAATGGCGCGCCGTACCGGGGCCCGGCTGCACATCCTGCACGCCATCGAGGAGCCCTACGATTTCGCCACCCGCCTGGAAGAGACCATGGAGGCCCTGGAAGAGAAGGCGTGGGAAACGATGGACCGGCTCAAGGCCCATATTCGCGAACGCGAGAATTACAGCGACCTGCAGGTCGAATTCCACGTGGAGCGCGGCAGTCCCAAACCCGTAATTACGGCGCAGCTGGACAATATCAAACCCGACCTGATGGTCATGGGCACCAAGAGCGAATCCAACCTCAAGCGGCTGCTCTTCGGGGACGTCACTTCCGATGTGATCCTGGAGGCGGACGTGCCCATCCTTACGGTACCGGTGAACAGCAAGAAGCCCTACCTCGACCGTTTTCTCTTCGCCACCGATTTCCGGTCCGGCGACCTGGAGTCCCTTCGCAACACGGTGCACCTGGCCCGCCTCTGCGAGGCCGAAATCCATATCCTGCACGTCTCCCCCCAGAAAGACCTGGAGACCGAGATCAAATTCCGCGGCTTTGCCGACTACGTGACCGAAAAAGTGGACTTCGACAGCTTTACCTTCGTGCACGTGGAGGCGCCTCGCTTTACCGATGGCGTGGCCGAATACACCGACAAGAACCCGGTCTCCATGCTGGTCATCACCCGCTACAAAAAGAAGTTCCTCTCCTCCCTTTTCCGCACCAGCGACACGCAGGGCCTGCCCCAGCAGATTCACATGCCCATGCTGGTGCTACTGAGCAGCGGGAATCAGCCCGACATCTCGTAG
- a CDS encoding metallophosphoesterase family protein, with amino-acid sequence MIKVGLISDTHNWLDPQVLDYFSDRDEIWHAGDFGTLEVADRLGKVAPVTGVYGNIDGQEIRQVYPLHQRISREGMNIWMTHIGGTMGRYCIPIREEMEANPPDLFICGHSHILKIGRDQEKGGMLFVNPGAAGRQGFQVYRTVVRFTVAEGTLHDVEVINLGIKS; translated from the coding sequence ATGATCAAAGTAGGGTTGATATCGGACACCCATAACTGGCTGGACCCCCAGGTGCTGGACTACTTCAGCGACCGCGACGAGATCTGGCACGCGGGCGACTTCGGCACGCTGGAGGTAGCCGACCGGCTGGGGAAGGTAGCCCCGGTAACGGGCGTCTACGGCAACATCGACGGACAGGAGATCCGCCAGGTCTATCCCCTGCACCAGCGCATAAGCAGGGAGGGTATGAATATCTGGATGACGCACATCGGCGGTACGATGGGACGCTACTGCATTCCCATCCGCGAGGAGATGGAGGCCAATCCGCCCGACCTGTTCATCTGCGGTCACTCGCACATTCTCAAGATCGGCCGCGACCAGGAGAAGGGCGGCATGCTATTTGTAAATCCGGGCGCGGCCGGCCGCCAGGGCTTTCAGGTCTACCGCACGGTGGTGCGGTTTACGGTGGCGGAGGGTACCTTGCATGACGTTGAGGTGATCAATCTCGGTATAAAGTCTTAA
- the rlmD gene encoding 23S rRNA (uracil(1939)-C(5))-methyltransferase RlmD yields MIPKKGDEVELSIETAAYKGKGLGKIDGMAVFVPNTAPGDTVKTRIVRRKKSYLEGKLLEVIEGGPDRIEPRCRHAQTCGGCNWQHVNYEKQLDFKRDQVEDHMHRIGKLTHLEVKPTIGCEQTFHYRNKMEYSVGHRRWLSREEIDAEEFVSDRGFAAGLHAPGRFDKILDLQECHLQDPVSYEILDFVRSWCVEHEVPPYNTIDNEGFMRNVVIRTSHHTDDLMVNLVTYRDAPELMQDMCEALLEAFPRITTVVNNVNDQNNPTAIGRYEHVLHGPGTIVDKIGPYAFTIDANAFFQTNTRQAERLYEVARDYAAIQPGDTVYDLYCGVGTLTLFMSKQAEKVVGIEVVNVAVENARKNARENGVDNVHFVKGDMREEFNDKIVEKHGRPDCIITDPPRAGMHDDVVEQLCRLKAPRLVYVSCNSSTMARDLKKLNEVYEIHDVQPVDMFPQTYHIETVARLELREGEQPDKQEQANADDDAS; encoded by the coding sequence ATGATCCCCAAGAAAGGAGACGAAGTTGAGCTCTCTATAGAAACGGCGGCCTACAAGGGCAAGGGCCTGGGCAAAATCGACGGCATGGCCGTCTTCGTGCCCAACACCGCCCCCGGCGACACTGTCAAGACGCGCATTGTCAGGCGCAAGAAGAGCTACCTGGAGGGCAAGCTGCTGGAGGTGATCGAGGGCGGACCCGACCGCATCGAGCCGCGCTGCCGCCATGCGCAGACCTGCGGAGGCTGCAACTGGCAGCACGTGAACTACGAAAAGCAGCTCGACTTCAAGCGCGACCAGGTGGAGGACCACATGCACCGCATCGGAAAGCTGACCCACCTGGAGGTCAAGCCCACCATCGGCTGCGAGCAGACCTTTCACTACCGCAACAAGATGGAGTATTCCGTCGGCCACCGGCGCTGGCTGAGCCGCGAGGAGATCGACGCCGAGGAGTTTGTCAGCGACCGCGGCTTTGCCGCCGGGCTGCACGCCCCGGGACGCTTCGACAAGATTCTCGACCTGCAGGAGTGTCATCTGCAGGACCCGGTCTCCTACGAGATCCTCGATTTCGTGCGCAGCTGGTGCGTGGAGCACGAGGTGCCGCCCTACAATACCATCGACAACGAGGGCTTCATGCGCAACGTGGTGATCCGCACCTCCCACCACACCGACGATCTCATGGTGAACCTGGTGACCTACCGGGACGCCCCGGAGCTTATGCAGGATATGTGCGAGGCCCTGCTGGAGGCTTTTCCCCGGATTACCACCGTGGTCAACAACGTGAACGACCAAAACAACCCCACAGCCATCGGACGCTACGAGCACGTGCTGCACGGGCCGGGCACCATCGTGGACAAGATCGGCCCTTACGCTTTCACCATCGACGCCAACGCCTTCTTCCAGACCAACACCCGCCAGGCCGAACGGCTTTACGAGGTGGCCCGCGACTACGCCGCCATCCAGCCCGGCGACACGGTCTACGACCTCTACTGCGGCGTGGGCACCCTCACCCTCTTCATGAGCAAACAGGCCGAAAAGGTGGTGGGCATCGAGGTGGTGAATGTGGCCGTTGAAAACGCCCGCAAGAACGCCCGCGAAAACGGCGTGGACAACGTGCACTTCGTGAAAGGCGACATGCGCGAGGAGTTCAACGACAAGATCGTCGAAAAGCACGGGCGGCCCGACTGCATCATCACCGATCCCCCGCGCGCCGGCATGCACGACGACGTGGTGGAGCAGCTCTGCCGGCTGAAGGCCCCGCGGCTGGTCTACGTGAGCTGCAACAGCTCCACCATGGCCCGCGACCTGAAGAAACTCAACGAGGTGTACGAGATCCACGACGTGCAGCCAGTGGATATGTTTCCGCAGACCTACCACATCGAGACGGTGGCCCGCCTGGAGCTGCGGGAGGGTGAGCAGCCCGATAAACAGGAGCAAGCCAACGCCGACGACGACGCCTCATGA
- a CDS encoding FAD-dependent oxidoreductase, which yields MKTGIIGAGLGGLASACLLARRGHEVTVYERNRRPGGKVGQVETGSYRFDTGPSLLTIPWVVDRLFEECGERLQDHLEIVPVDPICRYWFADGTRFDCMRDHNRNRAVIREWSEADAEAYMEFMDYSRELYRRTRDAYLFNPLYSLGDLGEMNPLDLLRIDAFRTMSQRIDRRFETPYMRQFFKRFATYNGSSPYQAPATLNVIPHVELTMGGFYLRGGMYALVRALYKLADQLGVRFHFDWEVARIEVKEGRACGLRSAGGLEAKCELVLANSDSYETYLELLPEEQLSGLKRRSMKRLEPSCSGFRAAAGGRSQVGRPLPPHPFLFRRLPP from the coding sequence ATGAAAACCGGTATCATCGGCGCGGGGCTCGGGGGACTCGCCTCAGCTTGCCTGCTGGCCCGCCGCGGCCACGAGGTCACCGTCTACGAGCGCAACCGCCGCCCCGGCGGCAAAGTCGGCCAGGTGGAGACCGGCAGCTACCGTTTCGATACCGGACCCTCCCTGCTTACCATCCCCTGGGTGGTCGACCGCCTCTTCGAGGAATGCGGGGAGCGGCTGCAGGACCACCTGGAGATCGTGCCGGTAGACCCGATCTGCCGCTACTGGTTCGCCGACGGCACCCGCTTCGACTGCATGCGCGACCACAACCGAAACCGGGCGGTCATACGCGAATGGAGCGAGGCTGACGCCGAGGCCTACATGGAATTTATGGACTACTCGCGGGAGCTCTACCGGCGCACGCGCGACGCCTACCTCTTCAATCCCCTCTACAGCCTGGGCGACCTGGGCGAGATGAATCCGCTGGATCTGCTGCGCATCGACGCCTTCCGGACCATGTCCCAGCGCATCGACCGCCGCTTCGAGACGCCCTACATGCGGCAGTTCTTCAAGCGCTTCGCCACCTACAACGGCTCCTCGCCCTACCAGGCCCCCGCCACCCTCAACGTCATCCCCCATGTGGAGCTCACCATGGGAGGCTTCTACCTCCGGGGCGGCATGTACGCCCTGGTGCGCGCCCTCTACAAGCTGGCCGACCAGCTGGGCGTGCGTTTTCACTTCGACTGGGAGGTGGCCCGCATCGAGGTGAAGGAGGGCCGCGCCTGCGGACTTCGTAGCGCCGGCGGACTGGAGGCGAAGTGCGAGCTGGTGCTGGCCAACAGCGACTCCTATGAGACCTACCTGGAGCTGCTGCCCGAGGAGCAGCTCTCCGGGCTGAAACGGCGCTCGATGAAACGCCTGGAACCCTCCTGCTCCGGCTTTCGTGCTGCTGCTGGGGGCCGATCGCAGGTGGGACGCCCTCTCCCACCACACCCTTTTCTTTTCAGGCGACTACCGCCGTGA
- a CDS encoding amidase family protein translates to MQHRTISDIREALNNRETSLPEIVHGYLSSIQDTNDHLNALLHYDGEEALRRAREVQRKVENGEAGALAGAVIAVKDLICEKGKPATCGSRILEDFESVYDATAVRRLREEDAILLGRTNMDEFAMGSSNENSAFGPACNPHDPTRVPGGSSGGSAAAVAADFCTAALGSDTGGSVRQPASFCGVVGLKPTYGRISRHGLVAFASSFDCIGPLTRSVEDAARLLEVIAGFDEHDNTSSSRAVPDYLGPLERPNPGIRIGVPEEYFGEGLDEEIREGVRQRLADLEAGGAELVPVSLPHMKYAVAAYYILATAEASSNLARYDGIRYGHRADIKEVQEELKEERAALEEELRRAEGAAAKEKAAARLEEADSSLVRLYKKSRTEGFGEEVKRRILLGTYVLSAGYYDAYYARGQKVRRLIKEDFEKAFEEVDVIASPTAPTTAFPLGEKTDDPLQMYLNDIYTISANLAGICAVSVPAGTHSDGLPYGLQLMAGAFREPELFNAARLVERQG, encoded by the coding sequence TTGCAGCATCGTACCATCTCCGACATCCGGGAGGCCCTGAACAACCGGGAGACTTCGCTCCCGGAAATTGTCCACGGCTACCTCTCCTCCATACAGGACACCAACGACCATCTGAACGCCCTTCTTCACTACGACGGGGAGGAGGCCCTCCGCAGAGCCCGCGAGGTGCAGCGGAAGGTTGAAAATGGGGAGGCGGGCGCGCTGGCGGGCGCGGTGATCGCCGTAAAGGACCTTATCTGCGAAAAAGGCAAGCCCGCCACCTGCGGCTCGCGCATCCTGGAAGATTTTGAAAGCGTCTACGACGCCACGGCAGTGCGGCGGTTGCGCGAGGAGGACGCCATTCTGCTGGGTCGGACCAACATGGACGAGTTCGCCATGGGCTCCTCCAACGAGAATTCGGCCTTTGGACCCGCCTGCAATCCCCATGACCCCACACGCGTGCCGGGAGGCTCCTCGGGGGGGAGCGCCGCGGCGGTGGCGGCCGATTTCTGTACGGCGGCCCTGGGCTCCGACACCGGGGGCTCCGTGCGGCAGCCGGCCTCTTTCTGCGGGGTGGTGGGGCTCAAGCCCACCTACGGGCGCATCTCGCGACACGGACTGGTGGCCTTCGCCTCCTCCTTCGACTGCATCGGTCCGCTGACCCGCAGCGTGGAGGACGCCGCGCGCTTGCTGGAGGTGATCGCCGGCTTTGACGAACACGACAACACTTCTTCCAGCCGCGCGGTGCCCGACTATCTCGGTCCGCTGGAGCGCCCAAATCCCGGCATCCGCATCGGCGTGCCCGAGGAGTATTTCGGAGAGGGGCTGGACGAAGAGATTCGGGAGGGCGTGCGGCAGCGCCTGGCCGACCTGGAGGCCGGGGGCGCCGAGCTGGTGCCCGTCAGCCTCCCCCACATGAAGTACGCTGTGGCCGCCTACTATATCCTGGCCACTGCGGAGGCTTCCAGCAACCTGGCGCGCTACGACGGTATACGCTACGGGCACCGCGCCGATATCAAAGAGGTGCAGGAGGAGCTGAAGGAGGAGCGCGCGGCCCTGGAAGAGGAGCTGCGCCGGGCCGAAGGCGCCGCCGCGAAGGAGAAGGCGGCGGCCCGGCTGGAGGAGGCCGACAGCTCCCTGGTGCGCCTCTACAAGAAGAGCCGCACCGAAGGTTTCGGGGAAGAGGTGAAGCGCCGCATCCTGCTGGGCACCTACGTGCTGAGCGCCGGATACTACGACGCCTACTACGCCAGGGGACAGAAAGTGCGGCGGCTGATCAAGGAGGATTTCGAAAAGGCCTTCGAGGAGGTGGATGTGATCGCCTCCCCGACAGCCCCCACCACCGCCTTCCCGCTGGGCGAGAAGACCGACGACCCCCTGCAGATGTACCTGAACGACATTTATACCATCTCCGCCAACCTGGCGGGCATCTGCGCTGTGAGCGTCCCGGCCGGCACCCACTCCGACGGCCTGCCCTACGGGCTGCAGCTGATGGCTGGCGCCTTCCGTGAACCCGAGCTTTTCAACGCCGCCCGGCTGGTCGAACGGCAGGGCTGA